One stretch of Astatotilapia calliptera chromosome 3, fAstCal1.2, whole genome shotgun sequence DNA includes these proteins:
- the LOC113019264 gene encoding integrin alpha-M-like, giving the protein MDWIISAPLFLSVFSATLCFNIEPVAWRALRSSAAGFGYQVVQRQSDLLVSAALEQYSQNERGRIYRCTTSSQTCQDIQFEAPGFAVNMSLGLTMKSDQRGQNTVVCGPTIAKDCKSITMYNGVCFQLDRYNRLGPPVPSSIQGCPLQTDIAFLLDGSGSVSQPDFQTMKRFVKEIIQSFLSSETQFSVSQFSTYPEVHFNFKKFSSSGSVETDINGIRQQGGSTYTAKAITHVVNNVFTPQRGSRPNGKKVLIVITDGQSTDRYDLRDATKRAESKNIVRFAIGVGSAFRLPDARKELRTIASTPSYVFEVENFDALEVIRQNLQDKIFSIEGSQSSGESLEMEMSQEGFSAVIVPEGIQMSIVGANQWKGGYVQYTTGGQKVKTYEDVSLEPDSYLGYSMAVAKTQRGSLTVVGAPRYKHRGAVFAVNRENLKNQKIESFSTQTGAYFGAEVCTMDINNDDITDLIFISAPMYMEPDREGRVYVCRLTGPFVECNFDDPLVLRGRAAVKGRFGSSLAVLPDLNSDGFRDLAVGAPLENNGEGSIYIFNGEGGGRISPTYSQRITGSEVQSGLKFFGLTISQSSFDHSGDRLPDLAVGSKGRVVLLRSRPIVMVKAEVLFSPNQIPTQNVDCSKPLENTAAICFTMSRVSTVNTAQARIDYTLTLDASRKSPTNRAYVSGKQQEQSGSVTLDLQNRQCSTVKFIIEACPEDALNVLSNELKFIFDGLPLNTNLRPSLAPQSQTATIFPLGFEINCGTDNRCVDDLKVDFGFTRSSVVKVGIDEFLHVTVTVENRGENSYNSRVILTYPAGLSYRKFTSQQGRIECNSLDSEDDLSRGWTHCTIDKPIFKSKTKASFIVSYGIDTNSQFEKEIFITANATSGNQEHAPTSELYKRKSINVKYSIFMTFASSLSYNNFTFGKNDLKKPVQQSVKVSNYIRALNFIVVIKVPVKLGEKDIWVDLSSLQISDCQRGNDEEPSVRDFVPKIQKNKVVDCSVARCRVFKCNSFLKRLQSRTYEISANISSQWIEQIGLQSTKFLLTSTATVEYDQSQYIYFSTVSNNNPPVHKLEAVVEVYSEANFTKEIIGGCLGGLAFLALLTAGLYKAGFFESKYTQMINDNAEDGPDPGTDGSPSPAEK; this is encoded by the exons ATGGACTGGATAATTAGTGCCCCGCTATTCTTGTCAG TGTTTAGTGCCACACTTTGTTTCAATATTGAGCCCGTGGCTTGGAGAGCCCTGAGGAGCTCTGCTGCTGGTTTTGGTTACCAGGTGGTTCAAAGACAATCAGA TCTGCTGGTCAGTGCTGCACTTGAACAGTATTCACAAAATGAAAGAGGGAGAATATATAGGTGCACCACATCTTCCCAAACCTGCCAAGATATCCAATTTGAAG CACCAGGTTTCGCAGTCAACATGTCACTTGGTTTGACAATGAAAAGCGATCAAAGAGGACAAAACACTGTG GTGTGTGGACCAACCATTGCAAAGGACTGCAAAAGCATCACCATGTACAACGGGGTGTGCTTTCAGTTGGACCGTTATAATAGGCTTGGACCACCCGTACCTTCTTCTATTCAAG GGTGCCCACTGCAAACAGACATTGCCTTTCTGTTGGATGGTTCAGGCAGCGTGTCTCAGCCTGATTTTCAAACAATGAAGAGATTTGTCAAAGAGATAATTCAATCATTTCTCTCAAGTGAAACACAG ttttctgtttcccAGTTCTCCACTTATCCAGAGGTTCACTTTAACTTTAAGAAATTTTCCTCATCTGGATCAGTGGAGACTGACATCAATGGAATCAGACAGCAGGGGGGATCTACTTACACAGCTAAGGCCATCACACATGTTGT gaaCAACGTTTTCACACCACAAAGAGGTTCCAGACCAAATGGGAAGAAGGTCTTGATAGTAATTACTGATGGACAATCTACTGACCGGTATGATCTACGAGATGCAACAAAGCGAGCAGAGAGTAAAAACATTGTTCGATTTGCTATTGGG GTGGGCAGCGCTTTTAGGCTCCCTGATGCAAGAAAAGAACTGCGCACCATTGCATCCACTCCCTCATATGTGTTTGAAGTGGAGAACTTCGACGCACTTGAAGTAATAAGACAGAATCTGCAGGACAAAATTTTCTCCATCGAAG GATCTCAAAGCAGTGGAGAGTCACTGGAAATGGAAATGTCTCAAGAGGGATTCAGTGCAGTTATTGTGCCTGAG GGAATTCAGATGTCTATTGTTGGTGCAAACCAGTGGAAGGGAGGCTACGTGCAATACACAACAGGAGGCCAGAAGGTGAAAACATATGAAGATGTGTCTTTGGAGCCTGACAGTTATCTTG GTTACTCTATGGCAGTTGCTAAAACCCAACGTGGCTCTCTGACAGTTGTTGGTGCTCCAAGATATAAACACAGAGGAGCTGTGTTTGCTGTTAACAGAGAAAACTTGAAAAACCAAAAGATTGAGTCCTTTTCGACACAG ACTGGTGCATATTTCGGGGCAGAGGTGTGTACCATGGACATAAATAATGATGACATCACTGATCTAATCTTCATATCTGCCCCAATGTACATGGAGCCTGATAGAGAGGGAAGAGTTTATGTTTGCAGATTAACTGGTCCG TTTGTGGAGTGTAATTTTGATGATCCATTAGTACTAAGAGGACGTGCAGCTGTCAAAGGAAGGTTCGGCTCTTCTCTTGCTGTGCTGCCTGATCTAAACTCAGATGGATTCAGGGATTTGGCAGTTGGAGCACCTTTGGAGAATAATGGTGAAGGCAGCATCTACATATTTAATGgcgaaggaggaggaagaatcaGTCCTACTTACTCACAG aGAATAACTGGCTCTGAGGTCCAGTCAGGACTGAAGTTCTTTGGCCTCACAATCAGTCAGTCATCTTTTGATCATAGTGGTGATAGACTGCCTGACTTAGCGGTGGGTTCAAAGGGTAGAGTTGTCTTACTGAG ATCAAGACCTATAGTAATGGTAAAAGCTGAGGTGTTATTCAGCCCAAACCAAATTCCTACTCAGAATGTAGACTGCTCAAAACCATTGGAGAACACAGCTGCAATCTGTTTTACCATGAGCAGAGTGTCTACAGTCAACACAG CTCAAGCAAGGATTGATTACACTTTAACACTGGATGCTTCTCGCAAATCTCCAACCAACCGGGCTTACGTCAGTGGGAAACAACAAGAGCAGTCTGGATCTGTTACTCTTGACTTACAAAACCGACAATGTTCAACTGTAAAATTCATTATcgag GCCTGTCCAGAGGATGCTCTTAATGTACTTTCCAATGAGCtcaaattcatatttgatgggtTGCCATTAAACACAAACCTCAGGCCAAGTCTTGCCCCACAGAGTCAAACAGCAACTATTTTTCCT TTAGGGTTTGAGATCAACTGTGGTACTGACAACAGATGTGTTGATGACCTTAAAGTGGATTTCGGCTTCACCAG ATCCTCAGTGGTTAAAGTGGGCATTGATGAATTTCTGCATGTCACAGTCACAGTGGAGAACAGAGGAGAAAACTCCTACAACAGTCGTGTTATTCTCACGTACCCAGCTGGACTGTCCTACAGGAAGTTCACGAGTCAGCAG ggAAGAATTGAGTGCAACTCCTTGGACAGTGAAGATGATTTATCCCGGGGATGGACACACTGCACTATTGACAAGCCAATTTTCAAGAGCAAAACTAag GCTTCCTTCATTGTCTCCTATGGGATTGACACCAACAGTCAATTTGAGAAGGAGATCTTTATCACTGCAAATGCCACCAG TGGAAATCAGGAGCATGCCCCTACAAGTGAACTTTACAAAAGGAAATCAATTAATGTAAAATACAGCATTTTTATGACATTTGCGAG CTCACTAAGCTACAACAATTTCACATTTGGGAAGAATGATTTGAAGAAACCAGTCCAACAATCAGTTAAG GTTTCAAACTATATCAGAGCGCTTAATTTCATTGTGGTGATCAAAGTTCCAGTGAAACTTGGTGAAAAAGACATTTGGGTGGATTTGAGCAGTCTACAG ATTTCAGATTGTCAGAGAGGAAATGATGAAGAACCAAGTGTCAGAGATTTTGttccaaaaatacaaaagaataaAGTGGTG GACTGCTCTGTAGCCAGGTGCAGAGTGTTCAAGTGCAACTCATTCTTGAAAAGACTGCAGAGTAGGACATACGAAATCTCTGCCAACATTAGTTCACAATGGATAGAGCAG ATTGGACTGCAATCTACCAAATTCCTCTTGACCAGTACAGCCACTGTGGAGTATGACCAAAGCCAATACATCTACTTTTCAACAGTGTCTAACAACAATCCTCCTGTTCACAAG CTTGAAGCAGTGGTTGAAGTATATTCTGAGGCAAATTTCACCAAAGAGATCATTGGAGGATGTCTGGGAGGGTTGGCTTTTCTGGCTTTACTCACTGCTGGTCTGTATAAG GCTGGATTTTTTGAGAGTAAGTACACGCAGATGATAAATGACAATGCAGAGGACGGTCCAGATCCAGGGACTGATGGAAGTCCATCCCCGGCAGAAAAATAA